The Thunnus albacares chromosome 11, fThuAlb1.1, whole genome shotgun sequence genome contains a region encoding:
- the LOC122991762 gene encoding basic leucine zipper and W2 domain-containing protein 1-A-like isoform X2, with the protein MSNQRQQKPTLTGQRFKTRKRDEKERFDPTQFQESIVQGLNQSGTDLEAVAKFLDASGAKLDYRRYAETLFDILVAGGMLAPGGTLSDDMTCTEFCLFKAQEDMETMQAYAQVLNKLIRRYKYLEKGLEEEIKKLLLFLKGFTESERNKLAMLTGILLANSNISASILSSLFNENLVKEGVSTSFAVKLFKSWLSEKDINSVAASLRKVGMDNRLMELFPANKRSCEHFSKYFTDAGLKELSDFARNQQSIGARKELQKELEEQMSRGEPLKDIIANIREEIKKNNISEQMMIGLIWSSVMSSVEWNKKEELVTEQAIKHLKQYSPLLKAFTSQGLSELTLLLKIQEYCYDNIHFMKAFQKIVVLLYKADVLSEEAILKWYNEAHLAKGKSVFLEQMKKFVEWLKSAEEESESEEEEAD; encoded by the exons ATGAGTAATCAAAGGCAGCAGAAGCCTACACTAACAGGCCAACGTTTCAAAACACGAAAAAGAG ATGAAAAGGAGAGGTTTGACCCTACCCAGTTTCAGGAAAGTATCGTACAAggtctgaaccaaagtggcaCTGATTTGGAGGCTGTCGCAAAGTTCCTTGATGCCTCTGGTGCCAAACTTGACTACCGTCGCTATGCTGAGACTTTATTCGACATCCTGGTGGCCGGTGGAATGCTGG cCCCAGGTGGTACCTTGTCAGATGACATGACCTGCACAGAATTCTGTCTCTTCAAAGCACAAGAGGACATGGAGACCATGCAGGCATATGCACAG GTCCTCAACAAGCTCATCAGACGTTACAAATATTTGGAAAAAGGACTTGAGGAGGAGAttaaaaag ctgctgctgtttctcaagGGCTTCACAGAGTCTGAGCGCAACAAGCTGGCCATGCTGACAGGGATTCTGCTGGCCAACAGCAATATCTCTGCATCCATTCTCAGCAGCCTCTTCAATGAGAACCTGGTCAAAGAAG GTGTTTCAACATCCTTTGCTGTAAAACTCTTCAAATCCTGGCTTTCTGAAAAGGACATCAACTCTGTTGCTGCCAGTCTCCGAAAGGTTGGCATGGACAACAGACTCATG GAGCTCTTCCCTGCCAACAAGCGGAGTTGTGAGCACTTCTCGAAGTACTTCACAGACGCAGGGCTCAAGGAGCTTTCGGACTTTGCCAGAAACCAGCAGTCCATAGGTGCCCGCAAAGAGCTGCAGAAAGAGCTTGAGGAGCAGATGTCACGTGGGGAACCCCTCAAAGAT ATCATCGCCAACATCCGCGAGGAGATCAAGAAGAACAACATCTCAGAGCAGATGATGATTGGACTAATTTGGTCCAGTGTAATGAGCTCCGTGGAGTGGAACAAGAAGGAGGAGCTAGTCACAGAACAAGCCATCAAACATTTAAAG CAATACAGCCCACTGTTGAAGGCCTTTACATCCCAGGGTCTCTCTGAGCTCACTCTCCTGCTGAAGATCCAGGAGTACTGCTACGACAACATCCATTTCATGAAGGCCTTCCAGAAAATAGTTGTTCTACTTTACAAAG CAGATGTCTTGAGTGAGGAGGCAATTCTGAAGTGGTACAATGAAGCCCACTTAGCCAAAGGAAAGAGCGTTTTCCTTGAACAGATGAAAAAGTTTGTCGAATGGCTTAAGAGCGCAGAGGAAG aGTCCGAgtctgaggaagaggaggcagacTGA
- the LOC122991762 gene encoding basic leucine zipper and W2 domain-containing protein 1-A-like isoform X1, with translation MKVFPLSQRQTVTTPPDSTTLPSCVLILDSNDFLINYLTIPALGQFGVSVLQIKTSFLRVSFMSNQRQQKPTLTGQRFKTRKRDEKERFDPTQFQESIVQGLNQSGTDLEAVAKFLDASGAKLDYRRYAETLFDILVAGGMLAPGGTLSDDMTCTEFCLFKAQEDMETMQAYAQVLNKLIRRYKYLEKGLEEEIKKLLLFLKGFTESERNKLAMLTGILLANSNISASILSSLFNENLVKEGVSTSFAVKLFKSWLSEKDINSVAASLRKVGMDNRLMELFPANKRSCEHFSKYFTDAGLKELSDFARNQQSIGARKELQKELEEQMSRGEPLKDIIANIREEIKKNNISEQMMIGLIWSSVMSSVEWNKKEELVTEQAIKHLKQYSPLLKAFTSQGLSELTLLLKIQEYCYDNIHFMKAFQKIVVLLYKADVLSEEAILKWYNEAHLAKGKSVFLEQMKKFVEWLKSAEEESESEEEEAD, from the exons ATGAAAGTTTTCCCTTTATCCCAAAGACAGACGGTTACTACTCCACCGGACAGCACAACACTCCCCTCCTGTGTCTTAATTCTAGATAGCAACGActttttaatcaattatttgacGATACCAGCTCTGGGGCAGTTTGGTGTTTCTGTATTACAAATTAAAACGTCTTTTCTGCG AGTGTCTTTTATGAGTAATCAAAGGCAGCAGAAGCCTACACTAACAGGCCAACGTTTCAAAACACGAAAAAGAG ATGAAAAGGAGAGGTTTGACCCTACCCAGTTTCAGGAAAGTATCGTACAAggtctgaaccaaagtggcaCTGATTTGGAGGCTGTCGCAAAGTTCCTTGATGCCTCTGGTGCCAAACTTGACTACCGTCGCTATGCTGAGACTTTATTCGACATCCTGGTGGCCGGTGGAATGCTGG cCCCAGGTGGTACCTTGTCAGATGACATGACCTGCACAGAATTCTGTCTCTTCAAAGCACAAGAGGACATGGAGACCATGCAGGCATATGCACAG GTCCTCAACAAGCTCATCAGACGTTACAAATATTTGGAAAAAGGACTTGAGGAGGAGAttaaaaag ctgctgctgtttctcaagGGCTTCACAGAGTCTGAGCGCAACAAGCTGGCCATGCTGACAGGGATTCTGCTGGCCAACAGCAATATCTCTGCATCCATTCTCAGCAGCCTCTTCAATGAGAACCTGGTCAAAGAAG GTGTTTCAACATCCTTTGCTGTAAAACTCTTCAAATCCTGGCTTTCTGAAAAGGACATCAACTCTGTTGCTGCCAGTCTCCGAAAGGTTGGCATGGACAACAGACTCATG GAGCTCTTCCCTGCCAACAAGCGGAGTTGTGAGCACTTCTCGAAGTACTTCACAGACGCAGGGCTCAAGGAGCTTTCGGACTTTGCCAGAAACCAGCAGTCCATAGGTGCCCGCAAAGAGCTGCAGAAAGAGCTTGAGGAGCAGATGTCACGTGGGGAACCCCTCAAAGAT ATCATCGCCAACATCCGCGAGGAGATCAAGAAGAACAACATCTCAGAGCAGATGATGATTGGACTAATTTGGTCCAGTGTAATGAGCTCCGTGGAGTGGAACAAGAAGGAGGAGCTAGTCACAGAACAAGCCATCAAACATTTAAAG CAATACAGCCCACTGTTGAAGGCCTTTACATCCCAGGGTCTCTCTGAGCTCACTCTCCTGCTGAAGATCCAGGAGTACTGCTACGACAACATCCATTTCATGAAGGCCTTCCAGAAAATAGTTGTTCTACTTTACAAAG CAGATGTCTTGAGTGAGGAGGCAATTCTGAAGTGGTACAATGAAGCCCACTTAGCCAAAGGAAAGAGCGTTTTCCTTGAACAGATGAAAAAGTTTGTCGAATGGCTTAAGAGCGCAGAGGAAG aGTCCGAgtctgaggaagaggaggcagacTGA